The Shewanella sp. NFH-SH190041 genome has a window encoding:
- a CDS encoding SLC13 family permease, whose protein sequence is MAWASQQLWLGLILLGLLIGLLSGRGRPAVLFFAASLLTYLTGQVSLSHWLSGFTHSALITLLLLIAVSIALEKTIYFTRLSRTLAKDNLSITLTRLGLSAALLSSITNNTAVVASLMTPVLRNSRHAPARLLLPLSYAAILGGTLTLIGTSTNLLINGFVTDSGLAPLGFFEFSIIGLVVTAACLLLLILTAPYLPERAHAAQQHHRPYLLQAGVMPASALIGRSVQDNGLRGLRQLYLAALTRNGRRIAPVPPQMLLQAGDQLAFCGDENAVAVLQQFEGLQWHGRSQARGQGVLRAVLSPSSQLVGQSLKSADFRRRFDAAVLAVRRGERQLTVALGDLRLCAGDELLLQPGVGFNGSPLAPLSPKAEAVTVPITAPSVNKVPAPNVASPSISAFDTRFTPSPSAYRQQVESIASAGPVPRDFVIVSDTPLAAGLGPGRSRWVMAGFLAVIGLGVAGWLPLINGLILLLLLLLATRVISPTELQRRFPLELAVIIASALNLAGLMLSSGLAGTLADGLLGLLSDHSPLAVLITVYLLTLLLTELMTNNAAAALAFPIAYAAALHLSVDSRPFILAVVFGASASFISPYGYQTNLMVQQVGGYQLRDYLQLGLPVSLLYSALVLWLIPLFFPF, encoded by the coding sequence ATGGCCTGGGCATCACAGCAGTTATGGCTGGGGCTGATTTTACTGGGGCTTTTAATTGGCTTGCTCAGTGGTCGCGGGCGGCCTGCCGTACTGTTTTTTGCCGCCTCCTTGCTGACATATTTAACTGGGCAAGTCTCTTTATCACATTGGCTGTCCGGTTTTACCCATAGTGCGTTAATCACCTTATTACTGCTAATCGCTGTCAGTATTGCACTGGAAAAAACCATCTACTTTACTCGGCTAAGCCGCACCCTTGCGAAGGATAATCTCTCTATTACCCTTACTCGCTTGGGATTATCGGCGGCATTACTGTCATCGATAACCAATAACACTGCTGTGGTGGCATCGCTGATGACCCCGGTATTGCGTAACAGTCGCCATGCCCCCGCCCGTTTGCTGTTGCCACTGTCATACGCGGCTATTTTAGGCGGCACCTTGACCTTGATTGGCACCTCCACCAATTTATTGATTAATGGCTTTGTGACTGACTCCGGGTTAGCACCGTTGGGCTTTTTCGAATTCAGTATAATTGGGTTAGTGGTCACCGCAGCGTGTTTGTTACTGCTGATCCTTACAGCGCCTTATTTGCCTGAACGTGCTCATGCAGCCCAACAACATCATCGGCCTTATCTTTTGCAAGCAGGCGTAATGCCTGCTTCTGCCCTGATAGGACGCAGTGTGCAGGATAATGGTCTACGCGGCCTTAGACAGTTGTATTTAGCGGCGCTGACCCGTAATGGTCGTCGTATTGCGCCTGTGCCGCCGCAGATGCTGTTGCAGGCAGGGGATCAATTGGCTTTTTGTGGTGATGAAAACGCGGTTGCCGTGCTGCAACAGTTTGAAGGATTACAGTGGCATGGCCGTTCACAAGCCAGAGGACAAGGGGTGTTACGGGCGGTATTATCACCGTCATCTCAATTGGTCGGACAAAGCTTGAAAAGTGCCGATTTTCGCCGGCGGTTTGACGCAGCAGTATTAGCGGTAAGGCGAGGTGAGCGTCAATTAACGGTGGCGCTGGGGGATCTTCGCCTCTGCGCCGGGGATGAACTACTGCTGCAACCTGGCGTTGGCTTTAATGGCTCCCCCCTTGCCCCATTGTCACCCAAAGCAGAAGCGGTTACTGTGCCAATCACTGCGCCATCTGTGAATAAAGTGCCGGCACCTAATGTAGCTAGCCCTTCAATATCAGCATTCGATACCCGTTTCACTCCTTCACCAAGCGCATATCGCCAGCAGGTAGAGAGCATTGCCAGTGCAGGACCTGTGCCTCGGGATTTTGTGATTGTCAGTGATACGCCATTAGCAGCCGGATTGGGACCGGGCCGGAGTCGCTGGGTGATGGCGGGGTTTCTCGCTGTGATTGGATTGGGCGTGGCGGGGTGGTTGCCATTGATTAATGGTTTGATCTTGTTGTTACTGCTATTGCTGGCCACTCGGGTGATTAGCCCCACTGAGTTGCAGCGACGGTTCCCGCTGGAGTTGGCGGTGATTATTGCCAGTGCGCTAAATTTAGCCGGGTTAATGCTAAGTAGCGGTTTGGCAGGTACTTTGGCCGATGGGCTGTTAGGCCTGTTGTCAGATCACAGCCCATTGGCTGTGCTGATCACAGTCTATTTGCTGACGTTACTCCTGACAGAATTAATGACGAATAATGCCGCTGCGGCACTGGCGTTTCCCATCGCCTATGCCGCGGCATTACATTTGTCGGTAGATAGCCGTCCTTTTATTCTGGCCGTGGTGTTTGGGGCCAGTGCCAGTTTTATTTCGCCTTACGGTTACCAGACTAATTTGATGGTACAGCAGGTCGGTGGCTATCAATTGCGGGACTACCTGCAACTGGGGTTACCAGTCTCGCTGTTATATTCAGCTTTAGTACTGTGGCTTATTCCATTATTTTTTCCATTTTAA
- the cobA gene encoding uroporphyrinogen-III C-methyltransferase: MVLPRFKPVGSGKASGQVFLVGAGPGDPDLLTIRAWRCLQQADVVLYDALISPGILALVSTKAELLPVGKRAGQPSHCQDDICRRMIALARRGLMVVRLKGGDPFIFGRGGEELQQLAQANIHAEVIPGVTAASGAGAIAGIPLTHRDYARSVSFIAGQGAGDSGFDWQPYAAGGQTLVIYMGFNCRAIISQQLIAAGMPPATPVAIISRACSAAQQVFTGQLANLARLCPDDNKLMPALIIIGEVVNCRQSEISFSEPALFASPSPWLAPVERDSLWPLESVSAGIASK, from the coding sequence ATGGTGTTACCCAGGTTCAAACCTGTCGGTTCGGGTAAGGCCTCAGGTCAGGTTTTTCTGGTCGGTGCCGGTCCCGGCGATCCAGATTTACTGACGATTCGTGCATGGCGATGCCTGCAGCAAGCAGATGTTGTGCTGTATGACGCCCTAATCAGTCCAGGCATATTAGCCTTGGTGTCAACTAAGGCTGAGCTGCTACCGGTTGGTAAGCGGGCAGGTCAGCCCAGCCATTGTCAGGATGATATTTGTCGACGAATGATCGCATTAGCGCGACGAGGGCTGATGGTGGTCCGGCTTAAAGGTGGCGATCCCTTCATCTTTGGTCGTGGGGGGGAGGAGTTACAACAACTGGCTCAGGCCAATATTCATGCTGAGGTGATCCCCGGCGTGACGGCAGCCAGTGGTGCAGGGGCAATTGCTGGAATTCCATTGACTCACAGAGATTATGCCCGCTCAGTCAGTTTTATTGCTGGCCAAGGCGCGGGCGATAGCGGCTTTGATTGGCAACCTTACGCTGCTGGTGGGCAGACTCTGGTGATTTATATGGGTTTTAACTGCCGCGCAATTATCAGTCAGCAGTTAATTGCTGCAGGCATGCCGCCAGCGACGCCGGTCGCCATTATTTCTCGCGCCTGCAGCGCCGCTCAACAGGTGTTTACCGGCCAGTTGGCCAATCTTGCTCGCTTATGCCCTGATGATAACAAACTGATGCCAGCTTTGATCATTATTGGGGAGGTGGTGAATTGTCGCCAGTCCGAGATTTCGTTTAGTGAGCCTGCGTTATTTGCATCACCTTCGCCTTGGTTAGCACCCGTTGAGCGTGACAGCCTTTGGCCCTTAGAGTCCGTCTCAGCAGGTATTGCGAGTAAATGA
- a CDS encoding thioredoxin family protein — translation MTATEAASFTLLAIMLIILALLIWMRIKQKKVPMGAIFVQGGLSIVLAAVVVFVFRGEDYNHWQTLKWQPLVPEQIPQLVSEGKTVLVDITSNWCSTCQQNKARVWQREQVTRALDKRNIVLMRGDWSQPNPVVERYLTTQGHSGVPYNRVYSPAHPEGIVLPRELNVPLLLSVLPAG, via the coding sequence ATGACCGCTACAGAAGCTGCCAGTTTTACTTTGCTGGCTATCATGCTGATCATTCTGGCCTTGCTGATTTGGATGCGCATAAAACAGAAAAAGGTGCCGATGGGCGCTATTTTTGTGCAGGGTGGCTTATCTATCGTCTTAGCGGCTGTAGTGGTGTTTGTTTTCCGTGGAGAGGATTACAACCATTGGCAAACGCTGAAATGGCAGCCTCTGGTACCGGAGCAGATCCCCCAATTAGTCTCTGAAGGTAAAACGGTATTGGTTGATATTACTTCTAATTGGTGTAGCACTTGTCAGCAGAACAAAGCCAGAGTGTGGCAGCGGGAGCAGGTAACGAGAGCATTAGATAAGCGAAATATCGTACTGATGCGTGGGGACTGGTCACAGCCTAACCCTGTGGTTGAACGTTATCTCACCACTCAAGGACACAGCGGCGTCCCTTATAACCGGGTATATAGTCCGGCCCATCCCGAAGGCATAGTGCTTCCCCGGGAATTAAATGTGCCGCTTTTGTTATCCGTGTTGCCAGCTGGGTAA
- a CDS encoding phospholipase A, whose amino-acid sequence MSAVLHQIIRQLSLATLLGGTVYSSSTLADLTATKRPVSTSTVSAQSETTKNNGAATHKQTETEHNSLIAHRVEDERNTAELPFVITPHKVNYILPVSYNSHPNMAPYTTVTDTQSHQLDHLEAKFQISFKLPLWRDIWQGNGQLFFAYTNQSWWQVYNQDISAPFRETVHEPELFVLFNNDWQWQGWTNAFWGLGIVHQSNGKSGQLSRSWNRIYGTMVFDRGPLAIAAKVWWRLPESAKRYPGDPRGDDNPDITDYTGNFEITSVYGIDKHRFSMQLRNNLQRDNRGMIELTWSYPILGNLRFYTQYFNGYAESLIDYNAHNQRIGIGLALNDLL is encoded by the coding sequence ATGTCAGCAGTATTGCACCAAATTATTCGCCAGCTATCTTTAGCCACTCTGCTTGGTGGGACTGTATATAGCAGCAGTACCTTAGCGGATCTCACCGCAACAAAACGGCCAGTAAGTACGTCCACCGTGTCTGCGCAATCAGAGACTACAAAAAATAACGGGGCCGCGACACATAAACAGACGGAAACTGAACATAATTCACTTATTGCCCACCGAGTGGAGGATGAACGCAATACCGCTGAATTGCCTTTCGTTATCACGCCACACAAAGTGAATTACATCCTACCGGTCAGTTATAACAGTCACCCCAATATGGCACCTTACACCACGGTCACTGACACTCAGTCCCATCAACTCGATCATTTGGAAGCCAAATTTCAGATCAGCTTTAAGCTGCCTCTGTGGCGAGATATCTGGCAAGGTAATGGCCAACTCTTTTTTGCCTATACCAATCAGTCTTGGTGGCAGGTTTACAATCAGGATATCTCCGCCCCTTTTCGAGAAACCGTGCATGAGCCTGAGCTGTTTGTATTGTTCAATAATGATTGGCAGTGGCAAGGCTGGACTAATGCATTCTGGGGGCTGGGTATTGTGCACCAGTCTAATGGCAAATCAGGGCAATTGTCCCGCAGCTGGAACCGGATATACGGCACAATGGTTTTTGATCGTGGACCATTAGCGATTGCAGCCAAGGTTTGGTGGCGCCTGCCAGAAAGCGCTAAGCGTTATCCCGGCGATCCCCGTGGGGATGACAACCCGGATATCACGGATTACACAGGTAATTTTGAGATCACCTCTGTTTATGGTATCGACAAACACAGATTTAGTATGCAGTTAAGGAATAACCTGCAGCGGGATAACCGTGGCATGATTGAGTTAACTTGGAGTTATCCAATTCTCGGCAATTTAAGATTTTATACGCAATACTTTAATGGCTACGCAGAGAGCCTTATCGACTATAACGCACATAATCAACGCATCGGCATCGGTCTGGCTCTGAATGATTTGTTATAG
- the cysN gene encoding sulfate adenylyltransferase subunit CysN, which translates to MEHKMTQSQQQSKLTAQQQVQDYLTAQQHKGLLRLLTCGSVDDGKSTLIGRLLHDTAQIYDDQLSRLKQDSQRHGTTGAELDLALLVDGLQAEREQGITIDVAYRYFSSEKRKFIIADAPGHEQYTRNMATGASNCEVAVILIDASSGVQTQTRRHAFIAALLGIRTFVVAVNKMDLVDFSQSVFEAICNDFAALLQGLPLAGQIPKVECVPLSALGGDNVVNRSKNMPWYSGPELLSLLEAVDIQAQDTAQPLRFPVQYVNRPDGHFRGYAGTLAAGEVAVGDEVLLLPGGQCSQVSQIVTFDGDLPRAYAGQAVTLCLKDDIDISRGDLLCDMNAPAHLATELTVMLVWLHQSPMALGTLYDVKLAGRVTQAKITAVDYVLDINTYNPLPHKDIGLNAIAQVTLSLTEPLAVDKYVHCRDTGGLIVIDRLSNATLAAAMITDIASNEIGQVSTSRQAASETGAISRTADLSAQQASNEQAFSSAELELNAYIRRYYPHWQALDIRKLKRR; encoded by the coding sequence ATGGAGCATAAGATGACGCAATCCCAGCAGCAGAGTAAGTTAACCGCGCAGCAGCAAGTGCAGGACTATCTGACTGCGCAACAGCATAAAGGGCTGTTGCGATTGCTGACATGTGGCAGTGTTGATGATGGTAAAAGCACCCTGATCGGCCGGCTGTTACATGACACGGCTCAGATTTACGATGATCAGCTCAGTCGGCTAAAGCAAGACAGTCAGCGCCATGGCACTACAGGTGCAGAGTTGGATTTAGCCCTGCTAGTGGATGGGTTGCAGGCTGAGCGAGAGCAGGGCATCACCATTGATGTCGCTTACCGGTATTTTTCCAGTGAAAAACGCAAATTTATTATTGCTGATGCCCCAGGACATGAACAGTACACCCGCAATATGGCGACAGGCGCATCCAATTGTGAAGTGGCCGTGATTTTGATTGATGCGAGCAGTGGCGTGCAGACCCAGACGAGGCGTCATGCCTTTATTGCCGCACTGTTGGGGATCCGCACCTTTGTGGTGGCGGTCAATAAAATGGATTTAGTGGATTTTTCCCAGTCGGTTTTTGAGGCGATCTGCAATGACTTTGCGGCATTGCTACAAGGTTTACCTTTGGCCGGTCAGATCCCAAAAGTAGAGTGTGTTCCCCTATCTGCCCTTGGCGGTGATAACGTCGTTAACCGCAGCAAGAATATGCCTTGGTATTCGGGGCCTGAGCTGCTGAGTTTATTGGAAGCCGTGGATATCCAAGCCCAGGATACCGCGCAGCCGCTGCGTTTCCCTGTGCAGTATGTAAATCGCCCCGATGGGCATTTTCGCGGCTATGCTGGCACCCTTGCCGCCGGTGAGGTGGCCGTGGGTGATGAGGTGTTACTCTTGCCTGGCGGTCAGTGCAGCCAAGTTAGCCAGATTGTCACCTTTGATGGTGATTTACCCCGGGCCTACGCTGGTCAGGCTGTTACCTTGTGTCTGAAGGATGATATTGATATTTCCCGGGGCGATCTGCTCTGTGACATGAATGCCCCGGCCCATCTGGCTACAGAGTTGACCGTGATGCTGGTCTGGCTACACCAAAGCCCAATGGCATTGGGGACTTTATATGATGTTAAGTTAGCTGGCCGGGTAACCCAAGCCAAGATAACAGCCGTCGATTATGTCTTAGATATCAATACCTATAATCCATTGCCACATAAAGATATTGGCCTTAACGCCATCGCCCAGGTGACGCTGTCGCTGACAGAGCCTCTGGCAGTTGATAAGTATGTTCACTGTCGTGATACTGGCGGGTTGATTGTGATTGACCGGCTCAGTAATGCTACCTTAGCGGCAGCTATGATCACAGATATAGCCAGTAATGAAATCGGCCAAGTGAGTACTAGCCGACAGGCAGCCTCGGAGACAGGCGCAATCAGTCGTACTGCAGATTTGTCCGCACAGCAAGCATCTAATGAGCAAGCGTTTTCTTCTGCAGAGCTAGAGCTCAATGCCTATATCCGGCGATATTACCCTCATTGGCAGGCGCTGGATATTCGTAAACTGAAACGCAGGTAG
- the cysD gene encoding sulfate adenylyltransferase subunit CysD has protein sequence MKSVRSKAKLALAEGEIAMSVTDTAKQCRTEERLHHAQALTAEKFAAEPAIGGELTHLQQLEAESIRIIREVAAEFDNPVMLYSIGKDSSVMLHLARKAFFPGTLPFPLLHVDTTWKFREMIAFRDQQVSELGLQLLVHTNPEGLAQGINPFDHGSSKHTDIMKTQALKQALDQYGFDAAFGGARRDEEASRAKERVYSFRDSHHRWDPKNQRPELWHNYNAAVNQGESIRVFPLSNWTELDIWQYIYQENIDIVPLYFARHRPVVSRQGQLIMVDDERMPLEPGEQVTQQQVRFRTLGCYPLTAAVQSDATTLEQIIAEMLQTRDSERQGRLIDSDQAASMERKKRQGYF, from the coding sequence ATGAAGAGTGTCAGGAGCAAAGCAAAACTGGCATTAGCAGAGGGGGAGATCGCCATGAGTGTCACAGATACAGCTAAACAATGCCGCACGGAAGAAAGATTGCATCATGCGCAAGCCCTAACTGCCGAGAAATTTGCAGCAGAACCAGCCATTGGGGGCGAGTTGACTCACCTACAACAGTTGGAAGCTGAAAGTATCCGCATTATCCGAGAGGTTGCGGCTGAATTTGATAATCCTGTGATGCTTTATTCTATCGGTAAGGATTCTTCCGTGATGTTGCACCTTGCCCGAAAGGCCTTTTTTCCCGGTACGCTGCCATTTCCCCTGTTGCATGTGGATACCACTTGGAAATTTCGGGAAATGATAGCGTTTCGTGACCAGCAAGTCAGCGAATTAGGATTGCAACTCTTGGTGCATACCAACCCAGAGGGGCTGGCGCAAGGGATTAACCCTTTTGATCACGGCAGCAGCAAACACACGGATATTATGAAAACCCAAGCGCTAAAACAGGCGTTGGATCAGTATGGTTTTGATGCCGCTTTTGGTGGTGCACGTCGGGATGAAGAAGCCTCACGAGCCAAAGAGCGGGTGTATTCATTTCGCGACAGCCACCATAGATGGGACCCCAAAAATCAGCGTCCTGAGTTGTGGCATAACTATAACGCAGCGGTCAATCAGGGAGAGAGTATCCGGGTATTTCCCCTGTCAAACTGGACTGAGCTGGATATCTGGCAATACATCTATCAGGAAAATATCGATATTGTGCCGCTGTATTTTGCCCGTCATCGCCCGGTGGTTTCCCGCCAGGGGCAATTGATTATGGTGGATGATGAGCGTATGCCTTTGGAGCCGGGCGAGCAGGTGACTCAGCAGCAAGTGCGTTTTCGTACTCTGGGTTGTTATCCCCTGACCGCCGCTGTGCAATCTGATGCTACCACGCTGGAACAAATCATCGCTGAGATGCTACAGACCCGTGACAGCGAACGGCAAGGGCGCTTAATTGATAGCGATCAGGCCGCATCCATGGAGCGCAAAAAACGTCAGGGATATTTCTGA